Genomic segment of Coffea arabica cultivar ET-39 chromosome 1e, Coffea Arabica ET-39 HiFi, whole genome shotgun sequence:
GCGTGTTTAAGAGCTCTAGTGGTCGAATACGCAAAACGACACAAGAAAAGGGAAATGCTTTCGAATGAGCAAAAGAGGAGCaacgaaaaaaaaaggcatGCAAAACGTAATATCGAGAGTGaggaaaaaaacaaattaaatgcaCGAGGCAAAATTCTCTAAAGAAGCACATCCCAAGGTGCAAGGATCGGAATTCACGGTATTTGAAGggaagaataaacctcaaaggcAAGATACGGCAATCAATTTAAAGTGCGAAATACAGCTAATGAAACCAAATTCATATCAACATAGCCTAACGGAGAACAAAATAAATTAGCCTATTTACAACTCTAATCTGCCGTAAAACTCTAGCCAGGAAGCTGCAcccttttccaaaaaaaatcactatACATCCCTGTAAAAAAACCTAACcagaaacaaaaggaaacatgaagaaatattcaaattaaaggaaaaattaagaGAAGATTGTTCATGAATGGACACATTTATGCAGAAACATGTATAGAGTACACTTAAGAGCAATTTACAAGTTTTACAATCATCAATCTAACTAAAACGGAGCCGAACGAATTAAAAAGATAAGAATACATACATAAAAAGGGTAGCAAACTTACACAGTGAAGGAGAATGTAGCACAACAAAAGCACCAAAAAGTTccctaaaaaaaatatatacgcAAAAAAAAACAAGCAAATTCAACAATAAGCATAAAACCAATCTAAATGTTCCACCAGAAGAGAAAAAGCAAGCCAttcaaaaattgcaaaaaatgcTCACTGTAAGGAATAACAACAATACGGAGAACAACATAGATAAAGGAGAAATACATGATTTTAGTTGTATCTGGtctaataaaaaagaaagggaaaagaagcTGACAATAGACAAATATTAAAGGGCGGGAGACAAGAAGGGGGGAAAAAGCGCAACAGTCCAGAGACTAAAAAAACCACATCACAAAACACACAACTACACATGATCTACATAGCCTCGAATTTGCAAGGGAGAAccacaaaaaagggaaaaaaggtaCATGTATTTCGGCTAACAACAGACGGCAGCTTATCTGGAAGAAATAGGAAATGTACAATGTCGGAGGAGGAGCGTACCTCATCGGAAAGGAAGAGGCAGAAAAGGTACAATGGAGGAGAAGGAGGCGCCGTGAACAGACGGCAGCTTATGACTACTGCAACACAAAGAAAGCGAGAGACAGAGGATGCATGGCCGCTTCGCAGCTCGAAATGGGAatcaaagaacaaaaaaaaaaaaatatcagccttttggtgggggggggggggaaccgCGAAACTTGGACAAGGGGGAAAAAAACTAAGAAGGGCGAGATCGCACCTGACTCAAGAGAAAAAACAGAAGGCCTGCGTCCATAGTAGATGTAGAGGACATAAATGACCCAAAGGCTAacaagaacccaaaaaaaaaaaaaaaccttaaagGAAGAACAAGAAGACTTACAGCGGAGTAGGAGGAACGGACGGCAGCTGATCTGGACCAACGAAACCCAGAGAACGCGAGAGGCAGAGGCTCGATGGGGCTTGTGTGGCTGAAACGCAGAGAACGCGTGAGATAGAGGTTCGATGGGGCTTGTGCGGCTcgagaaaggaaagaaacaaacagcaaagagaaagaaacaaaCAGCAAAGAAAAAAACAGCAGTTTCAGGCTAAGGACCAAGCAGAAGGCTAATGAAAAAGTCTGGATCTCAccggaaaggaaaaaaaaaaactcacacGGAGGAAGAGCGAACCCCAAAGCCACAGCTTAAGCTCAGTTAAGCTAACTAACGAGCGGCGACCATAACAGCGGTGGGTGCCGCACCTGGGAGGAGTGAAGACTAAACAACAACGAATGGAGAGAAGCCGATAGCGCAGCAGGCTGGTGAACCCGGGCTCAGAATAGGCGGATAAGAGCAAACAGAACAATATCGTCAAGAAGAAGGAGAGAGAGAATTTAGGCGAGAGCAGAGGCATTGGATTCTGCCAGATAGAGAAACAAGTCTATCAATGCAGCAGAAAACACAGCAGGAGACACATGGGTTACTgacagaaagaaagaagagaagaggCCAACGGAGCTGAACCAGCCGCGCCATGCGCGAACAACACAATGCTGCTAACCCACATGCGCGGCACGTGAGAGGACGACGAAAAACCTCAAGGCCACCACAGCTCTTCGCACTTTATCTACTTATGTTGAAACAACACAATGCTGCTAACCCACATGCGCGACACGTGAGAGGACGACGAAAAACCTCCAGGTCACCACAGCTCTTCGCACTTTATCTACTTATGTTGAAAAGGTTTGGACTATTGCATTAGTCATTATAATCAAGTGACGtcttatcccttttattttttttgggaataaaaTGTTATTCGGCTACTCTCCGAAGAGAACACAATTTCAAGAGCGGAGGTAAAGTTTCTCTCAAGGAGTCAAGATTACGACAAAAAGTTTATGATTAAATATAAGTTACATGTCTCTGTCGAAATTGCAGATTCAACTGGAATAGGCAGTTAACATGCAATTTTCGAGTCTCGTTTAGGTCAAAAGATCAATTACAGCATAAGAACGAAAGTCTTGGATTGAATGGCAAGTCCTGCATCTAAAATGGCACGGATGGTGCCTGGCGTTCTTATGCAAATCACaacaaatccaaaaaaaaaaaaaggttaatgaAAGCTGCTATCATATAAAGCAACAGTTGCAGTAGCGAAACGATGCCCAGATTGAAAAGAAATGATTCTCTTGCATAAATAGCCAGCTGACAGCCTTTACACTTGTGGCGACGCACCACAAAAGATACGAGTTCGAGGAAATTAAGAATATGATAAGAACTCTCACTCGCTACCCTACATACCCTGTACTAGGAAATGGATATGGATAAACTACCTAggggagacaaaaaaaaaaaaaaatagagtcgagaggaaaatgaaaaagcgaacaaaaagaaaacttaTATGATGCCAGAAACTCTGAGGGAGGATAAGACAACAAATATAAGCCATAGGAACATAAAATACACTGAAGTGATCCAGGCCCAAATTTTTGGTCCTCCAAGCTCGGCACCCAGTGTGCGACGCCTTAATACCAAAACTCCGATACAGCCTACGGAAGTGCAGAAGAACACAAGCAAAGAAAAGCTAAGTCCTTCGGCATTCTTTATGCGCAGCGGTTCATTGTATGCGATGAAGTTGTATATTGTATCAATGAGCCACGGAATACCAATTCCCACGTAGATGTTCACCGAATTGCTGCAAGAGCAACGAACATTGAGGATGCAAGTCTAAAACAAAatggaaaaggagagaaaaggaATCTATCATCCAACAACTTGCTCAAAACAAAATGGAACA
This window contains:
- the LOC140004469 gene encoding uncharacterized protein isoform X1, coding for MPLLSPKFSLSFFLTILFCLLLSAYSEPGFTSLLRYRLLSIRCCLVFTPPRCGTHRCYGRRSLVSLTELKLWLWGSLFLRPHKPHRASASRVLWVSLVQISCRPFLLLRWNFLVLLLCYILLHCLSMEPLRVSEIHSSLSQWTSVIQVIEASRTKTTHSGRASKIYRRFVFSDSHVYLFLSRSTTLVALLLRKFPDLLLQICIDSFGL
- the LOC140004469 gene encoding uncharacterized protein isoform X2; its protein translation is MPLLSPKFSLSFFLTILFCLLLSAYSEPGFTSLLRYRLLSIRCCLVFTPPRCGTHRCYGRRSLVSLTELKLWLWGSLFLRPHKPHRASASRVLWVSLVQISCRPFLLLRWNFLVLLLCYILLHCLSMEPLRVSEIHSSLSQWTSVIQVYLFLSRSTTLVALLLRKFPDLLLQICIDSFGL